From Ananas comosus cultivar F153 linkage group 2, ASM154086v1, whole genome shotgun sequence:
TGACATATACACTTCCATGGAGCCGATATCCACTCTCATATATGTTAGCAGCTGTCCCAACATAGTTAACCTGTAAAGAAGATGAGAAAAGAAtgttaatttcaaatatcaaagaTGCAACTTTAGTTGAATACCATTTTAAGTTGAAAAGTGAGAAGTGCACCTGTGTGGGAATGACAATTGCTTCATTTCCAGGAGAAAGTACGGTGTCCCAGGAATTGTTCCTAGGAAATGTAGTTGGAAGGGAGTCAACAAATTTGGAAAGATGTTTTGTAGCAGCTGCTAGATTTTCCTCATCCGATGTCATATTAATCGCGCACCCTTTCCTAGAGAGAAGGGATTTACGTATTTCCTCCAGCGAAATAGAAATTTTATCCCAACCATCATCAACTTTCTTCCCGAGATCTTGTAAGAACTCCAAATAGCTGGTTAACATATAAAATAGACATCGAATTTACTGAAAAGTATGATAGACAAAATGTGTCCCTCCCATAGTACACTAAATTGGTTATCAAAAGAGCAACTGTTCAGAattatttgcatttaaaaatggtgatgaaaaaagaaaacacaaactaattttatcaaaaatattgtGGATTAGAGAAAGGCAATGATGGCAAGATGGACGACCTAATGCCACTGATTTGTTCACCAATCCATCCTGCAACATTTAGCTTAGCATTTATTCTTGTAGCTGCAATGCTTGAACCACTGCCTTTTATTTTTGTCTGCAAAAATAGATATCAATTAGAGCAATGTATGTACTATACAAATTTTTGAGATCATGACAAAATATAATGAAAAACCTCCATTTTTGCTCTGCTTTGAGCAACAAACTGTTTAAACCGTTGCTTTTCCTTGAATACAACTTCTTGAAGAATGCAGTTTATCTGCAACAAAAATAGATCGCTTATTTATGCAATAACCTAATATTCCAATGCTATAATGTACCGAATTGCCTAAACCACATTACGTATGCAGAGAGAACGTAAATCATCAGTTCTAAAACTTAAGAGGGTACCATTACCAGGTTGAATAGGTCCTCTACCCGTTCTGACAGGGCTTTTCCACGAACAATAATATGGGCACATAAATCTGACTTTTTTCCATTTTTAGAAGATACAAAGGGGAAAATGCGGATTCCTCCAGTCTTTCTTCCAATGAGATGGTTAAGCTGTACAAAATCCATATCTTTTGTTCCCATCTTCCGCAAAGATTGACTGTTTTAGAACTCATGCATATCAACTTAAGTATCATGCAAACAtcctataaatttaaataatcttGATATTGAAGGAAAACAATTCTAACCAGAACAGTGGTACCAGCTGAAGAAGTTCTTGCTTCAAGGAACTCATATCAAATACAACCTCTAAATAGACAATGTTGTTTGTAAAAAGGTTGTGCTTCAAAACCTTTACTCCATTAACATCTTCAATCTAAAGAAATGCATCATACTCTATTAGTTAATTATGATTTTGCTGCTAATAACTTAATATTCACGTGAGCTTAAGATACTAAAAACtccattaaaaaataataggaaTTTCATTAATCAGCACAAACTTCTTCTGGAAAATATGTCATAGGacctaaaatatatttaaagaaATAATGTACTTAGTGGCATATATGAAATCTGCTAGAAAAGAATGCTCATACTGTTGTGGGAATGTGTAGAGGTTTTCTTGGAATATCTTCTAATGAAAGTTTGGGGATACATCGTAAAGCTTCAGGTGAATCTGGGGTTTCTTGTTTTAAACGAAGCTCCTTCGTCGCACGTGCCAGCTCGGCAACTTCCTCCTCTGTCATgctagcttttatttttttgagaagttTATTTTGATCTGCTTCATCACAAGAAGCTTTATCTGGATCAggctggaaaaagaaaaaaggcccACAAACCATGTTAGATGGCAAGTAATAGATACTCAAGATAATAAATGGTACAATGAAGCAATAGGCAATGCACCTCCATTTCAACCGTGACACGGTGAGAGTTGTTTAAGAAGAATTTCTCTATGAGTGGAGAGAATACAGCTTTTGGTCCTTCTCTGGAAATATAAGACTTTAAATTTAGCAACGACTCCTCATATAGTAGAGGCTCAAATGGATCCTTACCATATATCCATTTGTTCTGCAACATATGGAACATCTATTAGAAAAACCTGACTTTAAACATGAATCGTAAAGCTAAAAATTTTGTTCTTTCTATTCAAAAAATCAGAGCAAAATAAACCACGTACAATGGAGCGAAGCATCAAAGATAGGCCTCGAGGAAATGAACCAGTGTTGTTCTCTCTACGGGAGAACTCAATCGTGTTCATGGAAGCCTCCACAGCATCGAGCGCAAAACCTTCCTCTGCTAGACTCTTAAAAGTCTTCACAATTAATTCTTCAACTTTACGAACGTCGTCTTTGGAGAGACCTTTCATTCCAACAGAAAATATGGGTTGAGGAAACTCATTTCCAATTCCATTACCAATAATATCATCTCCTAAGCCACTTTCCAGTAAGATCTTTCTCAGGGAAGAAGCGGGTGTCCCAAGCAAGAGATGATTCAAAATGCTAAGTTTAAGCTCAGTTTCTACATCTAACATCTCTTCAGATAAAAGCCATGATAGATATATCATGTATTTCCTTGCAAAGTCACCTTCTTTGCCGACAGGATATCTTTCAGTAATTCTCTTTGGTGCTTTGAACATTTTTTGATACTGAACCTTCGATGTTTCAGCAGAATCCATTTCGAATAAATCAAGGTATGCTGAaatcagaaagaaaagaagattggAAAAGAATTGTTTAGTCACAGAACAGGCATTTAGCTAGAGTTAGTTTGCTAAATTTTAGTACTTGATTCCCAATCCTGTGAAACATGACATATACATGAAAAGATATTTAAAGATGTCATATTGTCAACCACCTggagaaaagtaattttttaccAGATAAGATACGTAATCGTTCATTTGGATCATCATCTCCATAAAACCATATCTTAGCATTGCTAGGTTTGTAGTGCTTACTGTGGAATTCCTGAAAGAAATGTCAAGCATATTTTAAGCATCCTCATACTGAAAAAATCATACATGCAGTAATGTAATTAACAGTATTTGAAAGACCTTCAACAGCTCTAcggatatttcaaaataattatcaaAGCTCTCCATGAGGATACTGTTCCTTTATCCTTGGTGTGCAGATTAACTAGAACCTAGCTCCTCTGTTGGGCAGTTTTGTATTTGGTTTTTCCTTCTtcctttgttttatttatttatttatttttgtttgttttactcTTTTGATTGTTTTTCTTTCGATAGATTTCGGGACCAGATAGGTCTCAAGCTTGTTCATTTTTTCAATGAATTAAGCTAGTTGGGTTTCCcaactttttctcaaaaaagaaaatagaagtaTTTGATCAAACTGTCAACTAAAAACAAATTAGGATGTGTGCAACTGTGCATCATATCAAGAGGAGTATCACAACAAGTTGAACCGGGAATGATGTTGGTTCCGTTAACAGTTCTATTTTGCAAACAGCACAGAATTGTAGTGGTCCCAATGAGAGAAAAAAGTGTAGATTTTGCTTCAATGCAATTTGGCTTTCTGTACTTGGCTTCAATATTCAAATTTACATCTAATATACATTAAAGTGCATGAAAATCGCTATCTTGTCATTTCAAAATGCAGTAGTCCACATATAAACAGAATTATTAGATCATGAAATGACCGTAGatctcatttatttatttgttcatATTTATATTAACATCTTGtgctaatttttttgaattagcTAGAGTCTTATAAGAATTAGCACTGTTAAATGAGAATTAACTATTTTAGGCTATCATGCACAAACAGACCTTGAATTCGTCAAACGTTAATTGTGGAATGACTTTTGGATCACCACCACTTACAAGCCTATAAATAGTGTCTGGGAAGAGAGCCTGCAAAAGATCAATAATATCAGATATCCTGATCTTTCTTTTACTTGAACCTGCACTTCCGGCACAACCAACCAGCTtttacccccaaaaaaaaaaagaacggaCAGTGATTTGATGACAGCAAAATATGAAACAAATATGCAAATGATTGGATTACTGCATAACCGTTGATGATCAATAGCAATAACAGTTAAGTTCAAATTATCATACAAATTTCACCGCAATTCTACTAATGTACTCTAAACTGCCATTACAATAGGTTCACTGATTTTTAACGTAAGGTGATCACAAACTCAAGCAGATAATAATCCATGGGAGATCAACTTGCCTTCTGAGCAACATATCGGACAACGGAGTCAGGTTGAGAGTAGATTCCTTTCATTTCACTGTAGACAACACCTGATATTGTGTTTGATACAAAAGGTGAGTAATGAAATGAATACGTCATCCAAAACAACAAAACTTTCGAAATTATTCTTATAGAGAAGTTATTTAATTAGATGAAACCTTTTATAGAGATATCTTCGGCAGGATCATTAAGCTCATAATGCCAACCCTCCTGTTGAAATATCTGGATGTCCTCAACACATTTAGGAAAGAATACAGCATCCAAATATACATCAACTAAATTGTAGAAATCCTGCAAAAAAGGGAATATATTCAGCAAGATTAACCGAGTGTAAACCAAGGTGCTTCATAAGATGTTTATAGCTTGTGTGTGTCTTATGTTTACCTTCACATTTGTCGAAGCAACTGGATAACAGGTCCTATCTGGGCGGGTAAATGCATTTAGGTACGTATAAAAACTACCTTTCAGCAATTCAACAAAGGGTTTTTTCACAGGGTATTTCCTCGATCCACATAACACACTGTGCTCAAATATGTGAGGTTCGCCAGATGAATCTCTCCTGCAGTTACCGAAAttacggattttaaaaatcatgcACCAAAAGTTAGATAACGATATTCTATACCAAATTCTTTAACATTATTGGTGTACACGAAATTTTCCTTTCAGTTACAACAGAAACCGTGAAACTCCTTTTCCACCGAAAACTCTAAGAAGGTATGAACTTAAGCAAGAAATTAATGATAAACATACGGAGGAGTACTGAAGACAATGCCGAAAGCCTTGTTTTCGTCGGAATTCGATAGAGACATAATTTCCGCACCCGTCTTCTTATGTCTATAAAGAACAGCATGCGAATAGTACTCTTTGATCGCCTTTTCAGATAACTTCTCAAATCCGAGCTTTTCGGCAACATCATGGGTGTCATTTACCTCTCCTAGAAGGCATATCAATATATGTACATGGTTACACAATCAAATCTATGTAAAAATGGAAGCGGGGACAAAAAATTTTACCTCCTAGAAGGCAAAGCACGCAATATGTACATAGTTACACAATCAAATCTATGTAAAAGTTGaacggaaaaaaagaaaaatcacctCTCCTAGAAGGCAAAgcaatatatatgtacatggtGACACAATCAAATCTATGTAAAaattgaagggaaaaaaaaattctgggGTATATATATCCACAATGTGTGATAAAATCTTTACAAACTCATCAAAGATTAATGGATGATTAATGAATGCATGAGCGATAGAAGTTAAAAAACCAAAATTAACCGCAATTATCAGAAAATAGGAAAAATGGAAAATGAACAATCGTTACCAGAAACTAGGAATTAGAAAACGAGTGGGTTTTCGAGATGATCAACTTTCTCTCTCCACCTCTGCGGCGGGTCGACACTTCCCGAGGGctgtttttttaaataactcgatcaaataagaaatttttttggcCAAATGAACCTTCTTTTTGCCGACCACAGCAGATAAATATACCAAAAGTGTTGAATAGTGAttactaataataaatataatatgattactaataataaatataataaaattggtGACTCATTTAGATACGTTTGTTTtatgaaaattagattttagattGAAATAGAGtttcgtaaaaattatttctcttttcttctgttCTACTGTTTTTTTTGACAGAATCTCAACCATATTTTTATTaagacaaaataaataataaaaataattatttattgaaCAAAACGGacttcaccttttttttttactttcaccCAAATATACATACTTTTATTCTATTCAAGcatcactttttaaattttctatgaaaataataaattattcctAGTTTCTTTTAAAGATGGAGAATAATTTATCACTTTACTAAGTGAACTTAAACTGTAAGAAATATTTACGGTGTCAAAGAGAAGGAAGTCACTTCCGTCTTTCGCATGCAAGATgctggattttttatttttttttttgaaaaagagatagcactttattttattttatttattttatttaaaaataaatttagttaaaaatatgaatcaattaggattcaaatttggaaccTCTGATACCAATACTAAGTCTTTTGTCACTTTTTTTGGAGACAGTTGGTAAGATGCTGGATTGTTGTCCATCAATTCAGATGGGAAATTCTACTTTAtatatacccaaaaaaaaaacaaaaatagagaaaCCGCCCCATATAAGTTTGTTTGGGCCGGATGGGCGCCGTGTGGCGCCCCCATGCCACGCGGCGCTCATCGCCTCCGCTGCTGTCCCTGAGGAGCTGTGGAAATTTTTGGTGCACCCGGTGCgccataatttattttaaaaattattatttttaaaatttttaaaagttagtaaaatatatattttatgacatgaaaagatatatatctaaaaaaattagggtttaaaatttaaaatttagagtaTAGATTTTAGGAATTGGAATTCTCGGATTTAAAGTTTaggttttataatttttaataaaatcatattaattatattatattttaaaaataaacttttttaaaaaataatgatgcaTCAGGTGGACGGAATAATTACCCGCTGCGCTCACAAATGGAAGAGCTGGAGCCCGTTTTTGATGGGCCCCGCACGCATCTCATGCCatatattatagatttttattgTTTGAATTTCAGGCTAACTTATATGTAGAAAGATAAAtttcaattatttaaattttaagtcactctaaatatacaaatatctatagtgtatatattttaattaaattaatattttaattttaaatttttaaatttttatctaataatagAGATGACAATCTAATTTACTGTTCAAAAACTTGCTCATATTCGGTCCGTTAATAAATAAACCGAACACGaactaaatttttcagctcgatattttaGCGAGCCAAAACTAAACCCACCCCGCCTGTAGCTGGTAGACAGccctattatataataataataagacatGAAAGGACTCTCGGTTATTGAATTAAGGGGGCATAAGATTTACACAAGTTTGGAAATGTACAGTTGTGTTTTATAACCCTTTCATTTTTTGTTCTAATTTTGCACCAGCCCCCTAAACTCGTataaagaataagaaaacaaccgaccgtccctagagcaaatggtaaaagatttggtggttgatatccgaaacccaagttcgaatcctagttgattcatattttcagctaaatttatttttaaataaaataaataaaacaggtagcgtgctacctatctctcaaaaatatgAAATACTTACTAAAATCTACGGCGAGCCCCTTGGCTGTTTCGCTCCCGAGCGGCGTTTCCATCGCCGAAGCGATCAGAGTTTGCTGATTCGATCTCTTCTTCGTACTACAACGCTGTTCAGAAACATGTACACgcactgagagagagagagagagagagagagagagagagagagatgggttttGAAGAGGAGTTATGAAGTGGGAGAGAGGGCCACGTTGACGTTGAGTTGGTCATCCCGGTCTCCCAagaaaactataataaaatgcatgttgacactttttctattttaattcatcctaattttaacttattagatgattattttatagttattatAGTAatgctgtttggttgcatgatGATGACTATTGCAGCAGTTGAGAGTACAAATGCATTGGCCGTGGCAAAATTTAAAATGCCAAACCCCACCGCCATATTTTCATCTACCCTCCTAGAtcagattataaaattttattataatagtttaaaatttttgaattataaattataataaattaaaatttaaggttagaattgcttaaaaaaaagagaaaaagttagGTGTCATTCATTCTATTCTTttatgagagaaaaaaaaaaagaattcgttctttaaataaaagtattGACAGCGGCACACAAGCTATGATTGTTGCCAAAGAAGTGCACTAAGCCAAACAATAAATTTTCCGGTTAAAGGTTAGTATGAGAAGATAGTATTAAAACCCCTTGTTTATTGTGATTTACGCTGTTAACTTTGCTGTTTAGACTAGTAAACTCTGCAATAAGTTTGTTTTAAGAGCCACACATAGATCAGTTCGTAGTTTGTTTCAATCCATCGTGACTCGTGGGACAATGGCCTTTAGtatttgcccctttttttttcagaaagttTTCTATTATCATATNtatatatatataaataaaaggacTAAGAAAGAattcttcgtactcataagttgttttcaatgatataatttttgaatcgacaatctacactgttaaatatgatctagagtatttaaaatttttagaaaataaatttcgtaattttttgaaaccataataaagtccatcaagcgggtagaaaatgaacggtcaaaattgaacgacgctCTAAAATTGATCGtattcttgttctttttctcttttttttgagagataggtagcacgctacccgcttcgtttattttatttagaaataaacttagctgaaaatgtgaatcaactaggattcgaacttgggtctcgagtaccaaccaccaagccctttgccacttgctctagggacggtcggtaaattgattggagttattgatttttatttagatagtgaataaatttttttatcaaaaatttaaccgaTTTCGATACTTTTACATCGTTAATTAAACTAGCAACTATCCTTtatccaagggctgaaaacaTAAAAGCAACactaacttggtacttttaaaaatataagagctatattatatatatatattaacttgagtagagctactatttttttcgaaaatataaGGAAGTTGCCATTTCCAACTTTTTTAATCTTTAGATtcacttttttaattattttttatcttaagattaatattattatcctagATTAACCATTCAATCCTAAGGAGGATCGCTATTATCCtcatcctataatttttttatctaaaggTCAAGAAGTCGAAAATGCCAACTTTCTTATATTTTCGATAAGATAATAGTTCTACACTAATAACTTTACATCAACAGTGAATGtgtaaaaatttagtaattccCCGTTGATTAGAAGTGATTAGATTGATCAAATATAGTCTATACAAGCTATATCTATTAATACCCTCACCATCTTGAAAAGCAaaattatctagtttgtgctAAAAAATTTTTCACTCGTTTTTCTTATCGACACTTTGATACATTCAAAACCTTTCTGAAAACTTCTGCATAGTaaattgggaaaacttcaaaaatcctcccgtagtttcatactttttcattttagtatcctatgatttaaaatgtatcaagttagttctatggtttctcactttatcactttagtactctatggtttaaagtgtatcaagttagtaccttgtggttttgtactttatcactttagtaccctgtggtttcatactttatcactttagtatcctatggtttaaaaaatcataggatactaacttgatacaaaatttaaaccataggatactaaagtgataaagtgcaaaaccacagggaactaacttgatacactttaaaccatagggtactaaagtgataaagtaaaaaatcacagggtactaacttgatacattttaaaccgtagagtactaaaatgaaaaaaattgaaaccacaaagaggatttttgaagtttttcctagtAAATTTACTAAGCGAGAAACATACAAAAACAAATTGAATGTATAAAATGTCTAAATAACTGAAATATAACGAGAGAAAAATTTTTTagcacaaactagataatttTGCTTTTCAAGATGGTGAGGGTATTAATAGATATAGCTTGTATAGACTATATTTGATCAATCTAATCACTTCTAATCAACGGggaattactaaatttttacaCATTCACTGTTGATGTAAAGTTATTAGTGTAGAACTATTATCTTATCGAAAATATAAGAAAGTTGGCAT
This genomic window contains:
- the LOC109724096 gene encoding presequence protease 1, chloroplastic/mitochondrial-like, which codes for METPLGSETAKGLAVDFREVNDTHDVAEKLGFEKLSEKAIKEYYSHAVLYRHKKTGAEIMSLSNSDENKAFGIVFSTPPRDSSGEPHIFEHSVLCGSRKYPVKKPFVELLKGSFYTYLNAFTRPDRTCYPVASTNVKDFYNLVDVYLDAVFFPKCVEDIQIFQQEGWHYELNDPAEDISIKGVVYSEMKGIYSQPDSVVRYVAQKALFPDTIYRLVSGGDPKVIPQLTFDEFKEFHSKHYKPSNAKIWFYGDDDPNERLRILSAYLDLFEMDSAETSKVQYQKMFKAPKRITERYPVGKEGDFARKYMIYLSWLLSEEMLDVETELKLSILNHLLLGTPASSLRKILLESGLGDDIIGNGIGNEFPQPIFSVGMKGLSKDDVRKVEELIVKTFKSLAEEGFALDAVEASMNTIEFSRRENNTGSFPRGLSLMLRSINKWIYGKDPFEPLLYEESLLNLKSYISREGPKAVFSPLIEKFFLNNSHRVTVEMEPDPDKASCDEADQNKLLKKIKASMTEEEVAELARATKELRLKQETPDSPEALRCIPKLSLEDIPRKPLHIPTTIEDVNGVKVLKHNLFTNNIVYLEVVFDMSSLKQELLQLVPLFCQSLRKMGTKDMDFVQLNHLIGRKTGGIRIFPFVSSKNGKKSDLCAHIIVRGKALSERVEDLFNLINCILQEVVFKEKQRFKQFVAQSRAKMETKIKGSGSSIAATRINAKLNVAGWIGEQISGISYLEFLQDLGKKVDDGWDKISISLEEIRKSLLSRKGCAINMTSDEENLAAATKHLSKFVDSLPTTFPRNNSWDTVLSPGNEAIVIPTQVNYVGTAANIYESGYRLHGSVYVISKFVKTTWLWDRLRTIGGAYGGQCGFDAYSGVFSYSSYRDPNLVKTLDIYDRTAGFLRELELDGDSLTKAIIGTIRALERYKLPDAKGYSSLVWYLRGITEEYREKKHGEVLSTTVKDFKEFADALEAVKDKWVVVAVASPSDVASANEQRPGFFDVKKVHEVS